In Thermomonas paludicola, the following are encoded in one genomic region:
- the folP gene encoding dihydropteroate synthase, with the protein MFDTSPQLDCAGRLLKLDRPRVMGIVNVTPDSFSGGDAHADAAVAHGLRLAEEGADILDIGGESTRPGASDVSLEEELHRVIPVIERLAKETTLPISIDTSKPEVMRAAVAAGAGMINDVYGLRRDGALDAAAGLGVPVVLMHMLGEPRSMQDAPHYDDVVAEVHRFLAERIFSAEMAGIDRKRIVVDPGFGFGKTTQHNMQLLAQLRRFTELGVPVLAGLSRKRSIGEITGRGDPRERMAGSLAAHVIAAQNGAGFLRVHDVAATVDALKVWNAVAAVPMPRKDAGRPEIVWPE; encoded by the coding sequence ATGTTCGATACCTCCCCGCAACTCGACTGCGCAGGCCGCCTCCTCAAGCTCGATCGTCCCCGGGTCATGGGCATCGTGAATGTCACCCCGGATTCGTTTTCCGGTGGCGACGCGCATGCCGATGCGGCGGTGGCGCACGGGCTGCGGTTGGCGGAGGAAGGTGCGGATATCCTCGACATCGGCGGCGAATCCACGCGCCCGGGCGCCAGCGATGTGTCGCTTGAAGAAGAGCTTCACCGCGTGATTCCGGTCATCGAACGGTTGGCGAAAGAAACGACGCTTCCGATCAGCATCGATACCTCGAAACCCGAGGTCATGCGCGCCGCGGTTGCCGCTGGCGCCGGGATGATCAACGACGTGTATGGATTGCGTCGCGACGGGGCGCTGGATGCTGCTGCCGGCCTGGGCGTGCCGGTGGTGTTGATGCACATGCTGGGCGAGCCGCGCTCGATGCAGGACGCGCCGCACTACGATGACGTGGTAGCCGAGGTGCATCGTTTCCTGGCCGAGCGCATTTTCTCCGCCGAGATGGCGGGTATCGACAGAAAACGCATCGTCGTCGATCCGGGCTTCGGGTTCGGCAAGACCACGCAGCACAACATGCAGCTGCTGGCGCAATTGCGCCGCTTCACCGAATTGGGCGTGCCGGTGCTCGCCGGGCTTTCACGCAAGCGCAGCATCGGCGAGATCACCGGGCGCGGCGATCCGCGCGAACGCATGGCCGGGTCGCTGGCCGCGCATGTCATCGCTGCGCAGAATGGCGCCGGTTTCCTGCGCGTGCACGACGTGGCGGCGACCGTGGATGCGCTGAAGGTGTGGAACGCCGTCGCGGCGGTGCCGATGCCGCGCAAGGATGCGGGCAGGCCGGAGATTGTCTGGCCGGAGTAA
- the putP gene encoding sodium/proline symporter PutP: MTASTPLLITFGIYLLVMIGIGFAAWRSTRSLDDYILGGRSLGGYVTALSAGASDMSGWLLMGLPGALYLTGLSEAWIAIGLCAGAWLNWRFVAGPLRVYTERTDNALTLPDYFTTRFSGGGFAANGKLLRIVSALVILVFFAVYCASGIVAGARLFESVFGLPYAQALWWGAAATILYTLIGGFLAVSWTDTVQATLMIFALLLTPVIVILGLGGPGATLRAIETVDPARLQWIGSGGWLAVVSALAWGLGYFGQPHILARFMAADSLAVIPQARRIGMSWMALCLLGAMAVGLAGIAWAAQHPQQAEPLVANHERVFIVLANALFNPWVAGVLLSAILAAIMSTLSCQLLVCSSALTEDFYHGFVRPKAGAGELVWIGRTMVLAVALLAIFIARDPDSRVLGLVSYAWAGFGAAFGPVVLFSLVWARMTGVGALAGMVTGALTVILWKQTGSALYEIVPGFLIASAAIVVASLLSPAPDDAVRRRHRQVRLNLRESGY, translated from the coding sequence ATGACCGCCAGCACCCCGCTGCTGATCACCTTTGGCATCTATCTGCTGGTCATGATCGGCATTGGTTTTGCCGCTTGGCGTTCCACGCGCAGCCTGGATGACTACATCCTCGGAGGCCGCTCGCTGGGTGGCTACGTGACGGCGTTGTCGGCCGGCGCATCGGACATGAGCGGCTGGTTGCTGATGGGCTTGCCCGGCGCGTTGTACCTGACCGGGCTGTCGGAAGCCTGGATCGCCATCGGCCTGTGCGCAGGTGCCTGGCTGAACTGGCGCTTCGTGGCCGGGCCGCTGCGCGTCTATACCGAGCGCACCGACAACGCGCTGACCCTGCCGGACTATTTCACGACGCGTTTTTCCGGCGGCGGGTTTGCTGCCAACGGCAAGCTGCTGCGGATCGTGTCCGCACTGGTGATCCTGGTGTTCTTCGCGGTCTATTGCGCCAGCGGCATCGTGGCCGGCGCGCGCCTGTTCGAAAGCGTGTTTGGACTGCCGTATGCCCAGGCACTGTGGTGGGGCGCGGCGGCCACCATCCTCTACACCCTCATCGGCGGGTTCCTGGCGGTGAGCTGGACCGATACCGTGCAGGCCACGTTGATGATCTTCGCGCTGCTGCTGACGCCGGTCATCGTGATCCTCGGCCTGGGCGGCCCCGGTGCCACCCTGCGCGCGATCGAAACGGTGGATCCGGCGCGCCTGCAGTGGATCGGCAGCGGTGGCTGGCTCGCGGTGGTGTCGGCGCTGGCCTGGGGGCTTGGCTACTTCGGCCAGCCCCACATCCTGGCGCGCTTCATGGCGGCCGATTCACTGGCGGTCATCCCGCAGGCGCGCCGCATCGGCATGTCCTGGATGGCGCTGTGCCTGCTGGGTGCGATGGCGGTGGGGCTGGCCGGCATTGCGTGGGCGGCGCAGCATCCGCAGCAGGCGGAACCGCTGGTCGCCAATCACGAGCGTGTGTTCATCGTGCTGGCCAATGCGCTGTTCAATCCGTGGGTGGCTGGCGTGCTGCTGTCGGCCATTTTGGCCGCGATCATGAGCACCCTGAGCTGCCAGCTGCTGGTCTGTTCCAGTGCGCTGACCGAAGATTTCTATCACGGCTTCGTGCGACCGAAAGCGGGCGCTGGCGAGCTGGTCTGGATCGGCCGGACGATGGTGCTGGCGGTGGCGTTGCTCGCGATCTTCATCGCCCGCGACCCGGACAGCCGCGTGCTGGGCTTGGTCAGCTATGCCTGGGCCGGGTTCGGCGCGGCGTTCGGGCCGGTGGTGCTGTTCTCGCTGGTGTGGGCGCGGATGACCGGAGTGGGCGCGCTGGCTGGCATGGTGACCGGCGCCTTGACCGTGATTCTGTGGAAGCAGACCGGCAGCGCGCTGTATGAAATCGTGCCGGGCTTTTTGATTGCCAGTGCCGCCATTGTCGTGGCCAGCTTGCTGTCGCCGGCGCCGGACGACGCCGTGCGGCGTCGCCATCGGCAGGTGCGGCTGAACCTGCGTGAAAGCGGCTACTGA
- the miaA gene encoding tRNA (adenosine(37)-N6)-dimethylallyltransferase MiaA yields MRHDVRPRAIALMGPTASGKSAYALRLAQRLDGEIVSVDSALVYRGLDIGAAKPSRAELAQVPHHLIDLRQPWQPYSAAEFAGDARAAIGGIVARGKLPILAGGTGLYFRALLEGLSGMPPADAATRAAISAEAQAHGWAALHAELARVDPGAAARIHATDAQRIQRALEVYRLSGRPISAWQRDASGQRLPLNVLKLVLAPPQREILHARIEQRFDAMLAAGFLEEVRALRALPELAAHPRPLDLPAVRAVGYRQAWEHLNGDSSAAGFRERAIAATRQLAKRQYTWLRGELDARWFDPTASSEALGAAVDAFLGNPASGARCA; encoded by the coding sequence ATGCGGCACGACGTGCGCCCGCGCGCGATCGCATTGATGGGCCCGACGGCCTCGGGCAAGAGCGCATACGCATTGCGGCTGGCGCAGCGGCTGGATGGCGAAATCGTCAGCGTGGATTCCGCGCTGGTCTATCGTGGCCTGGACATCGGTGCAGCCAAGCCCTCGCGCGCCGAATTGGCGCAGGTGCCGCATCACCTGATCGATCTGCGCCAGCCGTGGCAGCCGTATTCGGCGGCGGAATTCGCCGGCGATGCGCGTGCGGCCATCGGTGGCATCGTGGCGCGCGGCAAGCTGCCGATTCTGGCCGGTGGCACCGGCTTGTATTTCCGCGCGTTGCTGGAAGGCCTGTCGGGGATGCCGCCGGCCGATGCAGCGACGCGCGCGGCGATCTCGGCGGAAGCGCAGGCGCATGGATGGGCGGCGCTGCACGCTGAACTCGCGCGGGTTGATCCCGGCGCCGCGGCGCGTATCCACGCCACCGATGCACAACGCATCCAGCGCGCGTTGGAGGTGTATCGGTTGAGCGGTCGCCCGATCAGCGCCTGGCAACGGGATGCCAGCGGACAACGCCTGCCGCTGAACGTGCTCAAGCTGGTGTTGGCGCCACCGCAGCGGGAGATCCTGCACGCGCGCATCGAGCAGCGCTTCGATGCGATGCTGGCGGCGGGGTTCCTGGAGGAAGTGCGCGCCCTGCGCGCCCTGCCGGAGCTGGCCGCGCACCCGCGGCCGCTGGACTTGCCGGCGGTACGCGCAGTGGGCTATCGGCAGGCGTGGGAGCATTTGAACGGCGACTCTTCCGCCGCCGGGTTCCGCGAACGTGCCATCGCCGCCACGCGCCAACTGGCCAAGCGCCAATACACCTGGCTGCGCGGCGAATTGGATGCGCGTTGGTTTGATCCAACCGCAAGCAGTGAGGCACTGGGCGCCGCAGTGGATGCCTTCCTCGGCAATCCAGCCTCCGGCGCGCGCTGCGCGTGA
- the hflX gene encoding ribosome rescue GTPase HflX: MFERSRGGENALLIQPHAGGPPGEGVLEEFAELARSAGARVAAVLNARIDKPNPSILIGSGKLEEVRAACEATGADLVLVNHALTPVQERNLERALERRVVDRTGLILDIFAQRARSHEGKLQVELAQLRHVATRLVRGWTHLERQRGGSIGLRGPGETQLETDRRLLQKRVEVLQKRLEKVEVQHTQMRRARVRSELPRVALVGYTNAGKSTLFNALTGADAYAADQLFATLDPTVRRITLPGGGVVLADTVGFVRDLPHELVAAFRSTLSEAREADLLLHVIDADDPLRDERMAQVDAVLHEIDAGDIPQLLVFNKIDRIEGASPRIDQRGEERCAVWLSARDGNGLELLREALAERLGLRRIVGDIRLPTDAGRLRARLHALGAVRDEQHDADGWSLAIDLALADATRLAAQADGLPLRSLLSAAEPTLPVESHA; this comes from the coding sequence TTGTTTGAACGCTCACGTGGCGGTGAAAACGCACTGCTGATCCAGCCGCACGCCGGTGGCCCGCCCGGCGAAGGCGTGTTGGAGGAATTTGCCGAGCTTGCGCGGTCGGCCGGTGCCCGCGTGGCGGCGGTGTTGAACGCGCGCATCGACAAGCCCAATCCATCGATCCTGATCGGCAGCGGCAAGCTGGAGGAAGTGAGGGCGGCCTGCGAGGCAACCGGCGCCGATCTGGTGCTGGTCAATCACGCGTTGACCCCTGTCCAGGAGCGCAATCTGGAACGGGCGCTGGAGCGCCGCGTGGTCGATCGTACCGGCTTGATCCTGGATATTTTCGCCCAGCGTGCGCGCAGCCACGAAGGCAAGTTGCAGGTGGAACTTGCCCAGCTTCGCCACGTGGCCACGCGCCTGGTGCGCGGCTGGACTCACCTGGAGCGCCAGCGCGGCGGCTCCATCGGCTTGCGTGGCCCCGGTGAAACCCAGCTGGAGACCGACCGTCGCCTGCTGCAAAAGCGCGTGGAAGTGCTGCAAAAGCGGCTGGAGAAAGTCGAAGTGCAGCACACCCAGATGCGCCGCGCGCGGGTGCGCAGCGAACTGCCTCGGGTGGCCCTGGTTGGCTACACCAATGCCGGCAAATCCACCTTGTTCAATGCCCTGACCGGCGCCGATGCCTACGCCGCAGACCAGCTGTTCGCCACCCTCGACCCGACCGTGCGCAGGATCACGCTGCCCGGCGGCGGCGTGGTGCTGGCCGATACGGTCGGCTTCGTCCGCGACCTGCCGCACGAGCTGGTCGCGGCGTTCCGTTCCACCCTCAGTGAAGCGCGTGAAGCCGACCTGCTGCTGCACGTGATCGATGCCGATGACCCGCTGCGCGATGAGCGCATGGCGCAAGTCGATGCCGTATTGCACGAGATCGATGCCGGCGACATTCCGCAGTTGCTGGTGTTCAACAAGATCGACCGCATCGAAGGCGCCAGCCCACGCATCGATCAGCGCGGCGAAGAGCGATGCGCGGTCTGGTTGTCGGCGCGTGATGGCAACGGGCTTGAGCTGCTGCGTGAGGCACTGGCCGAGCGGCTGGGGCTGCGCCGCATCGTCGGCGATATCCGTTTGCCCACCGATGCCGGTCGCCTGCGTGCGCGCCTGCATGCGCTGGGCGCGGTGCGCGATGAGCAGCATGATGCCGACGGCTGGTCCCTTGCGATCGACCTTGCGCTGGCCGATGCCACGCGGTTGGCGGCACAGGCCGATGGCCTGCCGCTGCGTTCCCTTTTGTCGGCTGCGGAGCCGACGCTTCCCGTAGAATCCCACGCATGA
- the hfq gene encoding RNA chaperone Hfq, producing the protein MSKSQSLQDPFLNALRRERVPVSIYLVNGIKLQGTIESFDQFVILLRNTVSQMVYKHAISTVVPARNVRISSTGQDDDAELPEPAGAE; encoded by the coding sequence ATGTCGAAGTCGCAGTCCTTGCAGGATCCTTTCCTGAACGCCTTGCGCCGCGAGCGGGTGCCGGTTTCCATCTACCTGGTCAATGGCATCAAGTTGCAGGGCACCATCGAATCGTTCGATCAATTCGTCATCCTGCTGCGCAATACGGTCAGTCAGATGGTGTACAAGCATGCGATTTCGACCGTGGTGCCGGCGCGCAACGTGCGCATCAGCAGCACGGGCCAGGACGACGACGCGGAACTGCCCGAGCCGGCCGGCGCGGAATGA